A region from the Rosa rugosa chromosome 6, drRosRugo1.1, whole genome shotgun sequence genome encodes:
- the LOC133715664 gene encoding uncharacterized protein LOC133715664 has product MKFLDWYLKIAFGSALIGASMEFFMIKTGFYDKVTVLESEKRAWENSPEAQAVREALNPWRNRDVEAKKES; this is encoded by the exons ATGAAGTTTCTAGATTGGTATTTGAAGATTGCATTTGGGTCGGCTCTGATTGGAGCTTCCATGGAGTTTTTCATGATCAAAACCGGCTTCT ATGATAAAGTAACAGTTCTGGAATCTGAAAAAAGGGCTTGGGAGAATTCGCCAGAGGCTCAGGCAGTCAGAGAAGCTCTCAATCCTTGGAGAAATCGTGATGTAGAAGCAAAGAAAGAATCCTAA